A single Cellulomonas sp. SLBN-39 DNA region contains:
- a CDS encoding ComF family protein — protein sequence MRTGRAGGRTAPAVLRRLARLVLPVACAGCGLEDVPWCDTCDGTLAGPLVRSERGAARLDLADGRVLLPVGALTAYAGPVRAAVGAWKDGGRADLDRVLADHLADATTALAPDLLARTGGPVVVVPAPSTASARRRRGREPVAALAAGAAAGLRDGGVPARVEALLRRAGGPDLAGLGARARQEALAGRVRTRRGVAGGDPVLLVDDVLTTGATLAACVRALDGVPVLGAVVLAATPPPRPPATPPPGRPGDDGVGLARAAHGSVQVHPPRRVRGAPGPG from the coding sequence GTGCGGACGGGTCGGGCAGGGGGCAGGACGGCGCCTGCGGTCCTGCGGCGGCTGGCCCGGCTCGTGCTGCCCGTCGCGTGCGCGGGCTGCGGGCTCGAGGACGTGCCCTGGTGCGACACGTGCGACGGCACGCTCGCCGGGCCGCTCGTGCGCAGCGAGCGCGGGGCGGCCCGCCTCGACCTCGCCGACGGCCGGGTGCTGCTGCCCGTCGGCGCGCTGACCGCCTACGCGGGACCGGTGCGCGCGGCGGTCGGGGCCTGGAAGGACGGCGGCCGTGCCGACCTGGACCGCGTGCTCGCGGACCACCTCGCGGACGCCACGACGGCGCTCGCCCCCGACCTGCTCGCGCGCACCGGTGGACCCGTGGTGGTGGTGCCCGCGCCGTCCACCGCGTCCGCCCGTCGCCGCCGCGGCCGTGAGCCGGTCGCCGCGCTCGCCGCCGGTGCCGCTGCGGGGCTGCGGGACGGCGGGGTGCCGGCACGGGTGGAGGCGCTGCTGCGCCGGGCCGGCGGGCCGGACCTGGCCGGGCTCGGCGCCCGGGCCCGCCAGGAGGCGCTCGCGGGCCGGGTGCGCACGCGACGCGGCGTCGCGGGCGGCGACCCGGTGCTCCTCGTCGACGACGTGCTGACCACCGGGGCGACCCTCGCGGCGTGCGTCCGTGCGCTCGACGGCGTGCCGGTCCTCGGGGCGGTGGTGCTCGCGGCGACGCCGCCGCCCCGGCCCCCGGCCACGCCGCCGCCGGGACGACCTGGCGACGACGGCGTCGGCCTGGCGCGGGCGGCGCACGGATCCGTGCAGGTCCACCCGCCGCGCCGCGTGCGCGGTGCGCCCGGACCGGGTTAG
- the hpf gene encoding ribosome hibernation-promoting factor, HPF/YfiA family: MEIVVAGRHTEVTARYRAHLETKLAKIEQLAPRAQRVDVLVSHEANPRQSGSSEKVEITVLDKGPVIRAEACADDAYAALDLALGRLLERLRRHRDRRKDHRNHTPVPPVDVRPPEQVPAPEPAPEPQDGDVHETTLGDSPVVIREKLHHAQPMTVDDALYEMELVGHDFFLFVDAETAQPAVAYRRRGWSYGVIKLDQPVVRAEAPVG; the protein is encoded by the coding sequence ATGGAGATCGTGGTTGCAGGCCGGCACACCGAGGTCACCGCGCGGTACCGCGCGCACCTGGAGACGAAGCTCGCCAAGATCGAGCAGCTGGCCCCCCGCGCGCAGCGCGTCGACGTCCTCGTCTCGCACGAGGCCAACCCCCGGCAGTCCGGCAGCAGCGAGAAGGTGGAGATCACCGTCCTCGACAAGGGCCCGGTGATCCGCGCCGAGGCCTGCGCGGACGACGCCTACGCGGCCCTCGACCTCGCGCTCGGACGGCTGCTGGAGCGGCTGCGACGGCACCGCGACCGGCGCAAGGACCACCGCAACCACACCCCGGTGCCCCCGGTGGACGTGCGGCCGCCCGAGCAGGTGCCCGCGCCGGAGCCGGCGCCGGAGCCCCAGGACGGCGACGTGCACGAGACGACGCTCGGGGACTCGCCCGTCGTCATCCGCGAGAAGCTGCACCACGCGCAGCCGATGACCGTCGACGACGCCCTCTACGAGATGGAGCTCGTCGGCCACGACTTCTTCCTGTTCGTCGACGCCGAGACGGCGCAGCCGGCGGTCGCGTACCGCCGTCGGGGCTGGAGCTACGGCGTCATCAAGCTCGACCAGCCGGTCGTGCGGGCCGAGGCGCCCGTCGGCTGA
- a CDS encoding winged helix-turn-helix domain-containing protein: protein MPRHPPLDRLTLAQARRLALRSAGLDRRRPEPSASARSGAAALRRTVDRLGVLQIDSVNVLARAHLMPVYSRSGPWDVEALDRATSRAPRTLVEAWSHEATFVPPATHRLLGFRRRGYAQRHPLAPDGVPAGSSPLLAEVRALVDAHGPVTAREAQVLLAGEHPRPDPAWGWTWSVAKHALEHLFGTGELTSAGRNAAFERRYDRTDRVLGPALAAAPEPAEADARRALLAVAARAHGVGTLRCLADYWRMRQDAAAAAVDDLVEEGVLVPVHVEGWGDAYRHVEATVPRRVDARTLLSPFDPLVWERTRTEQVFGLRYRIEIYTPAARRTWGYYVLPLLLGDRLAALVDLKADRRAGVLRVLAAHRAPGPAGAVEAGAPADGELAHELVAELAVLAGWLALDRVEAGPDARGGLVAAVTAALRT from the coding sequence GTGCCCCGTCACCCGCCCCTCGACCGACTGACCCTCGCGCAGGCCCGGCGCCTGGCTCTGCGGTCCGCCGGGCTGGACCGCCGCCGCCCGGAGCCGAGCGCGTCGGCCCGCTCCGGCGCCGCAGCTCTGCGGCGGACCGTCGACCGGCTCGGCGTCCTGCAGATCGACTCCGTCAACGTCCTCGCCCGCGCCCACCTCATGCCGGTCTACTCGCGCTCCGGGCCGTGGGACGTCGAGGCCCTGGACCGGGCGACGTCCCGCGCCCCGCGGACCCTCGTCGAGGCGTGGAGCCACGAGGCCACGTTCGTCCCGCCCGCCACGCACCGGCTGCTCGGGTTCCGGCGCCGCGGGTACGCGCAACGCCACCCGCTCGCGCCCGACGGCGTGCCCGCCGGGTCCTCGCCGCTGCTCGCCGAGGTCCGCGCGCTCGTCGACGCGCACGGGCCGGTCACGGCGCGCGAGGCGCAGGTGCTGCTCGCCGGCGAGCACCCGCGCCCCGACCCGGCCTGGGGCTGGACCTGGTCGGTGGCGAAGCACGCTCTGGAGCACCTTTTCGGCACGGGCGAGCTGACGTCGGCCGGACGCAACGCGGCGTTCGAGCGACGGTACGACCGCACCGACCGGGTGCTCGGCCCGGCGCTCGCGGCCGCACCCGAGCCCGCCGAGGCCGACGCGCGCCGGGCGCTGCTCGCCGTCGCGGCCCGCGCGCACGGCGTGGGCACGCTGCGGTGCCTCGCGGACTACTGGCGGATGCGTCAGGACGCCGCCGCGGCAGCCGTCGACGACCTCGTCGAGGAGGGCGTCCTGGTGCCGGTGCACGTCGAGGGCTGGGGCGACGCGTACCGGCACGTCGAGGCGACCGTCCCGCGACGGGTCGACGCCCGCACCCTGCTGAGCCCGTTCGACCCGCTCGTGTGGGAACGGACGCGGACCGAGCAGGTCTTCGGCCTGCGGTACCGCATCGAGATCTACACCCCGGCGGCCCGGCGCACGTGGGGCTACTACGTGCTTCCCCTCCTGCTCGGCGACCGGCTCGCGGCCCTGGTCGACCTCAAGGCCGACCGGCGGGCCGGGGTGCTGCGGGTGCTGGCCGCCCACCGTGCACCGGGTCCCGCGGGCGCGGTCGAGGCCGGCGCGCCGGCCGACGGCGAGCTGGCCCACGAGCTCGTCGCCGAGCTGGCCGTGCTGGCGGGCTGGCTGGCGCTCGACCGCGTCGAGGCCGGTCCGGACGCCCGCGGCGGCCTGGTCGCGGCCGTCACGGCGGCCCTGCGCACCTGA
- a CDS encoding LpqB family beta-propeller domain-containing protein — translation MSAARTSPHPRPRPRTGVRALVGLLAAALAGCAAIPTSGPVVEGDGEVGERDRVVVLAQGPQADAAPEEIVEGFLLAGAAEVTADFAVTREYLVPQARSEWDPLAGAVVAEDVTYEQTGEARITAEATVLGTVDAEGRYAQAPDGARESLVFELQQDGDGSWRIARAPDGLVVTARDLERQFRATSVYFLTPDHRHLVPELRWFPDRDLALATAVVRALLAGPSPWLRDAVTSEIPAGAELRPEAVTVEDGVAELSLQPAQAVQEADRGLLLAQVEASLRPLGVTGVEVSAGGVLLEGASALEAWEGGDAEVVAEGALLRLAGGTATPVEGVEPGPVTGLARSEDGATRVAVRPPGELVQIGADGVVPLLTRTALVPPSVDPEGYVWSASGVAGRPLLALAPTAEEVEVDADWLADRAVRGLRVSRDGTRVAVVSTGADGTTLDVAGVVRDETGAPVRLGPPVRAGAPLDPSGPVVWVDDVTLAVLTQGDVGAPSLVTVGGPSTALPVVADAVALAAGRGERSLLVLTADGDLLRYDGRTWVRVPGVGPVTAAAYPG, via the coding sequence GTGAGCGCCGCCCGGACGTCCCCGCACCCCCGGCCCCGCCCGCGCACCGGCGTGCGCGCGCTCGTCGGCCTGCTCGCCGCCGCGCTCGCCGGGTGCGCCGCGATCCCGACCTCGGGGCCGGTCGTCGAGGGCGACGGCGAGGTCGGGGAGCGGGACCGCGTCGTGGTCCTCGCGCAGGGACCGCAGGCCGACGCGGCGCCCGAGGAGATCGTCGAGGGCTTCCTGCTGGCCGGCGCCGCCGAGGTCACCGCCGACTTCGCGGTCACGCGCGAGTACCTCGTCCCGCAGGCCCGCTCGGAGTGGGACCCGCTGGCCGGCGCCGTCGTCGCGGAGGACGTCACCTACGAGCAGACCGGCGAGGCGCGCATCACGGCCGAGGCGACCGTGCTGGGCACGGTCGACGCCGAGGGCCGCTACGCCCAGGCCCCCGACGGCGCGCGCGAGTCCCTCGTGTTCGAGCTCCAGCAGGACGGCGACGGCAGCTGGCGCATCGCCCGGGCCCCCGACGGCCTCGTCGTGACCGCCCGCGACCTCGAGCGGCAGTTCCGGGCCACGTCCGTGTACTTCCTCACCCCCGACCACCGGCACCTGGTGCCCGAGCTGCGATGGTTCCCCGACCGCGACCTCGCCCTCGCCACCGCGGTGGTCCGGGCGCTGCTCGCCGGGCCGTCGCCCTGGCTGCGCGACGCCGTGACCAGCGAGATCCCTGCCGGTGCGGAGCTGCGGCCCGAGGCGGTGACCGTCGAGGACGGCGTCGCCGAGCTCTCGCTGCAGCCGGCCCAGGCCGTCCAGGAGGCCGACCGCGGCCTCCTGCTCGCCCAGGTCGAGGCGTCGCTGCGCCCGCTCGGCGTGACGGGCGTCGAGGTCAGCGCGGGCGGGGTGCTGCTCGAGGGCGCGTCCGCGCTGGAGGCGTGGGAGGGCGGCGACGCCGAGGTCGTGGCCGAGGGTGCGCTGCTGCGGCTCGCGGGCGGCACCGCGACGCCCGTCGAGGGCGTCGAGCCCGGACCCGTCACGGGGCTGGCCCGCAGCGAGGACGGCGCGACCCGCGTGGCCGTCAGGCCCCCCGGCGAGCTCGTGCAGATCGGCGCCGACGGTGTCGTCCCCCTGCTGACGCGGACCGCGCTCGTCCCGCCCTCGGTCGACCCCGAGGGGTACGTGTGGTCCGCGTCCGGCGTCGCCGGTCGCCCCCTGCTGGCCCTGGCCCCCACGGCGGAGGAGGTCGAGGTCGACGCGGACTGGCTCGCGGACCGGGCCGTGCGCGGGCTGCGGGTCTCCCGCGACGGCACCCGGGTCGCCGTGGTGTCCACGGGCGCGGACGGCACCACCCTGGACGTCGCCGGGGTGGTCCGCGACGAGACCGGCGCACCCGTGCGGCTCGGCCCCCCGGTGCGCGCGGGTGCCCCGCTCGACCCGTCGGGGCCCGTGGTCTGGGTGGACGACGTCACGCTGGCGGTCCTGACGCAGGGCGACGTGGGGGCGCCGTCCCTCGTGACGGTCGGCGGCCCGAGCACCGCGCTGCCGGTCGTGGCGGACGCGGTCGCGCTGGCCGCGGGCCGTGGCGAGCGGTCGCTGCTGGTGCTCACGGCGGACGGCGACCTGCTGCGCTACGACGGCCGGACGTGGGTGCGCGTGCCGGGCGTCGGGCCCGTGACGGCCGCCGCCTACCCGGGCTGA